atggaaaattttaattaaatttcaattttcccacGATTTCGCGAAATATTGGAAACTTTTTGCTTTGAGGCcatgtgtgaattgggttaaatatttagccgaaGATAAATTTTTTGATACTATTGAGGAGAAAAAACGCCAAATaagcaagaaaaattatttcaaaaaatattttgaaataaaaaataaaaaaaccgggATGAAGGAAAAGAAGTTaaaaactgaagaaaaaaacttgaaattgaaaaagaaaatttgcttcttaagcctagtacgcagctgaagcgaaacgaaaaatgttcaagtctccaaagtcgacaacgaaaatgctaacgaagaaatatcatcgagtattctgtcaaagtcaaaataaagaaattcaaaattaatttaaaatcaagaaaactcgacagaaaataatttttaaagcaagaaattaatttattaaaagtgaaaaaaccttcaacactgctcttggagtcaagaaaaatgcacagggcagtaaaaagtaagtgacaaataagtgaaaactctccaatttttcgctagagctgcgtactgaaaaacgaaaagcaaaacgaaatttttcgttcgaGATTTCGCTTTCGAATTTTTGTATCGAAAacttcgtttcgcttcagctgcgtacaagactataaaaaagaaaacttgagaatattaaaatgtattgcagaaagtttaaaaacaataaaagatgcactttttcaggttttttttttatacatatggacttatcagatttttttatAACCCATAAATGCAATCGAGGTGACAGTCGTCTGCATTTATGCACAAACGCTCTCAGcttacattttttgtgtaaTCTAACCAGCCAAAGAGGACGATCGACTCGCAGTGCGAAAAGTGTTGCCAGAGccggctatttatcgccaaacaggctccttaagttaaaattaaattttttttcaaacaaaaccatttttttttttgcctaaaatttattaaaaaaatgatagcaaaagattctctaggtaatttaaggaaaaaagtacctgggtgaccgagctttgctcggtatccttaaatgttataaatttcagtgaaaaaagtcaaatgtaaacagcaattttttggagtgggtttgagtttgcaatgaccagggttacaggaatctgcattatcgaaaatgcttacagcaatgagatccctttttgttcaaattttaatttacgggtcagaaagttttggatggtgaatataaagttaatctttttttcaagtttagccttgtcggcaaagcttagtatgaagaaatattatttttatcccTATCTCTGTTTTATTCTGTATCAGTGGATGCTTtactcctttcttttttttttacttatatagggtgtcccaaaagtaatggatcaaacaaaatatgctgattggggaacttaagggctctcagaatttggaacTTGTtcctcccaaatccttacggttttcaatttaatgcaattcttttgaaatttcgaaaaatccctacctGACAACAGTATTTTgattcctgcgcccattattgatatttgttttttttttataattcttttacgaaaacattgcccaataattaggaacaattaattaatcaaaatattttttattccatacgccatttcgctgcaaattaactaacagtttcaagttttataaaaaatctatttctaacttttatttgcaaccaacaccgcaaaaaaaaacttacggtgtgaaaatggtttattattttaaaaagttgccctgttattgtagttttcaaaaaagtataaaagtttcctaaattgcagttagatcgcaaaatattacaatttgaattcaacaaaacagggtttttcagtacaaaaaacaaccaactgaaaaaccctgttttgttgaattcaattcGTAATATTTTgggatctaactgcaactttggaaacttttatacttttttgaaaactacaataacagggcaactttttaaaataataaaccattctcacaccgtaaaattgtttttgcggtgttggtcggaaataaaagttagaaatagattttttataaaacttgcaactgttagttaattttttgattaattaattgttcctaattatttggcaatgttttcgtaaaagaattttaataaacaaaaatcagtaatggGCGCAGAAAGCAGAATACTGTTcccaagtagggatttttcgaaaattcacaagaattgcattaaatcgaaaaccgtaaggatttgggatgaacaagttaccaaattctgagagcccttaagttccccaatcagcatatttcgtttgaatcattacttttgggacaccctgtatattataaGATTGACATTAGGTCAATGGTGTTGCTTTTTGTGagttattttattcttatacGTTGACAATAGTCgcattaaaacgaaaaaaaaacgtaaaacaaaGATAATTAGTGATACCAAATcaacaaattacttaaaagtttcaatacataatcaaaaaagtcatgatctaaaaaattttgtttagttattgtaacaaaaagaaaaagaacaatgcgtAAAACATGCAACCatccctcaaaattttattgaaatcgttgaATCTGTCTCTGCGAAAACAAGACTAATATAagagaaaatacttccaaaatgttgtatttgcctagaggaccaaaccctcaaaatttcatcgaaatctttaaagttgttaccaaaaaaaattctatggtaaaaaagtgggcgtggcagtgggtggatttttccaaaaacacttccaaaacttttaactcccttagataaacaaaccgtgaaaatttcatcgaaatcgttagagccgttcccgaaaaaacttatatgttaaaaaagtgggcgtggaagtgggcggatttttcaaaaaaaaaaacttccaaaactttttgttttcttagatgaacaaaccctgaaaatttcatcgaaatcgttagagccgtttccgaaaaaacttatatgttaaaaaagtgggcgtggcagtgggcggatttttccaaaaatacttccaaaacttttaactcgcttagatgaactaaccctgaaaatttcatcgaaatcgttagagccgtttccgagatcccaattttatatatatttatatatatatatacatatatataaacaattttagctcgtttaaagttataagatataagggagtaaggaacaatcttccatcgtttaagcggtaaatgcaattttctcacaatctgacttcaaacacaaaaaaaaatattttgaaaacaacggcaacacctacaatattttaaagtacattttaaaaaagccagaagctcattcttatctcttaaatttaaatccactaaatttaattaagtttttgaaaaaatggtcctcaaactcagaatttaaaaacaatgttattaaaaaaatttttaaaattacttttttccaaactttttctaataaaatatgaatttatttttaaaaaatgtttggccataaatattatcagttgaattccgaagcagaaaaggtaatatatattacactttggaaaaaaaaataaaataagaccttcaaacttttgctatttaactttcaacactAAGGgttattgaataaataaaaaataactttatatttaaatgttggactttaaaaaaaaaataagttaatttttttttcaaaacttctattaaaaaaagttcttcgaaaatgaaatactttttaatttttttcataaaccgtaatacatattgacatttccttttataatttcaaatcataataaatgtggcctaaaaaatttgaaaaataaatgcatttgatattacgaaaaagttttaaaaacgacatgttaaaattttgtcaataattttttttttttcaaaaatctgagttcaattaccattctttcaaaagtccttcattcaattttcttaattttaattttataaataagaaaaagcttctagctttttaaaaatgtatatttaaatattgtaagtgttgccgttctgttcaaatattttttttgtgtttgataaGAAagttgcatctatcgcttgaacgatggaagattgttccTCACTCCTATATATtctttttccttgaatttcatAGACAATCTTTtaacatcaattaatttatgaaatttaagaaaaatttttgaaaaaaaattttcaattaaatttaaaaaatcaaaacggcaacaccggcaatttttaatctatagactctaaaatagttttaattaccgacgtttgaaaaaaaagatcatcaaaatctaagctgttcgggcgggttccctaatattgccaatttttgagctttagttactccactatagaatgaaaaacaaataattatatactTATAGTCTGATAAGCAAAAGTTAtctgataattaaaaaaaaaatccaaaatcccataccacaaaaaattgatttatacgtttttttttggctccaagattttcaaaatcggctccttgcctctaaaatattctggcaacactggtgcgaaataaaataaaatcaagtgtagtgattattattattattatttgtttttttttgaagtgctATTTGATATTtagcaaattatttttatttcacagtAAATGCCAATTTATTGgctctccattaaatttaaaatcgtcaataaaaaaaggtaatttttaattcaaaaacaaaattcatttattcagttttttagaatttttttaaagtttgtcaTCATTATCTGAGCGTTAAATTTAAAAGCCCTTTTAGATGAAACGCCAAACGCCTTTTAAgaggggaaatccctctggacgacagcttttttttttggaaaactgaaagcattaattgaaatttggaaaagtacgtgatattattgacattatgaagtattgatagaatttttttgaagcacaaaaaaaaaacaaaatggcggatcTACAgctctttttttccaataaaatgtatttatacgcattgcataaacctaaatttagtaaaaaaaagtgtaaaataaaaattagataccaaaaaaacgaaaaaaacacaatgattttttataaacaaattgttaaaaaaaaatatttattgtaaacatttttttgaacttttaggttcatgtaatggccaataaattaaagagtaatttgcaattcatttcaagtcgatagcctcattagtttttgagttacgttgcacggcgcggaaaaaaacacGTTTCGAGGAAAAAGCGTTCagagttttcgttttcgtactgtggtaggttcggagggcatgggtttcgggactatctcgGGGCTTTTAAGGcttagaccactgaaaatagtttcttcggttgacaAATGAATTTACtaggcaaacaaaaattaatgcgaaaataaaaatttccagagggatttccccccttaagaggGACATTTAGAGCAAACGGATGTTTTAAAgaggatttctatttattcactctccgttAGGGCTGAATGTCagttttcatttcattattaattattatttgaaagtCCCTGCGTAAGTTGTgttaagcaataaaaaaaaataatttggataataattttgaatatttgttgGATTTGAACAATGCCATGAAAATTTGCTTCAACCTGAACGAAGGCCAGTATTGAATGACAGACAGCATAgacattgtatatatatgtatttctatagtattcctttttttaataattttatttttaaacgttGTTGGAAATATGGACCACCATGGGTCTTATAGATTGTGTTATGGGATTTATGGATTACATTAGTGGATTTATATTACCGCAGTTATATAATAAACCATATTTCCTTTTTTACTTCACGCAATCTGCTTGAAAACAACAGAATATATCTGACTTGTTAAGGGTTACAGGACCATATCTTAAGTTTGAAAAATCGTATAATCTTTAGAAGtataaaaactattgaaaatttGATACTCTACAACTTAAATGATGATAAAAAATTGTGTAACTATTATAGGGACtaagaaaaattccaaaaaccgaaaaaataaaatggcataaaaTCAAAAGTATTGTCCTTACAGAAAAACAGTGTATGcacggaaaaaaatatttatattgcctTCAACTTAAGTCAAATAACTTATTAGGTCAAACCAATAGTTTGGGAGGTATAGGGcaattcgcgttttccaaaatgacggatttcgccagggggtagTTTCCCGAAAACCAAGATTTAaccttttctaatacccttctttcagatcaGCCTTATTATATTTCGTTCCTCGAAAAAGTCTTTCTTTTATGTACTAAAGAATGAactattgttttgttttgttttaaataagtaTCTTCTATGGGAAAACCTTAAAGTTATCGATTTTAGCCTGGTACGCagttcgagctaaattttagccgagataaaattcccatacaagttatcgataatttgtatgggatagtttttagctcggctaaaatttttcgataatttgtatgggagctaaaatttatctcgagctgcgtaccaggcttttattagaaaaaatatgATTAGTGGTCCATATTCACCGATTCTACTCTACTCATGGCTTCGACATGCATTTAGAGCATTTTTAAAGTCCTGCTGCcatacaaaaaagtttaatatcgtttcatttttttttttcataaacgtATCATTATCGATAGATAGTTTTTGCTTTGACTTGCCTAGTGTCTGATACATTTTGTCCagattgattttaaattaatttttgaaaagaaaacattattgtttaatttttttatattttaagattGCGAAAACTATACACCTCGAAGCTAACAAAAGATATGAAATCCAAACGACCTGCAGCCAGCTCCACTATCCCAAATGCACCCAAGCCATGTGATGCAACTGTTTCATCATCCATAAAATGTGAACCTGAATTGATACTTCGAACAGAGGTATCACCTGATACAACGGAAATTGCTAACGAATACGAAGAAATATATTTGGAACGAATATCAAGCGATCCCCATTCTGTTGAACGTCTTGAAAACTCTGCAGAAGAATCACCAAATCATCAAAAACATCCAAACTTCACTCAGCTAGAAAACGTCCCACTTCAGGAGCACGAACATGCAACAACTCCATCACAAcatcaaattaattttgataataTAAGTGCAGAAAAACTTACGCTTAACGATTTACTTCAGTTTAAGGACGCTCAACCACACGAAGAGATTATTATTCAAATTAAACATCCTGATGGTAGATCAATAACTATCCCCTCATCAAATTGCATTAATATCCCTCACCAGCAGATTACATATAATCAAGTAGAAGGAGTTGGCGAAAGTAATGGTTCGCCACAAATTCAAATGTATCCAAAAATTATACATGCAAATTTTCAACAACAATTCAATACCTTTGCAACCCAAGACTTATCACCAACTAACTCAACATCGAATTCAGAAAATACAACAATAGATATTGCAGACTcctttgaaaacaaaatcaatgttttcaaaatgaaagaaGCCGAACTTCGCCAAAAAGAGATCAAACTTCAATCGGAAGAGAAACGTATTGAACTATATCAGATGGAAGAAAAATTGcgacataaaaaagaaatgcaTCAGTTGCAAGTGGAAGagataaaaattaagttaagaATTTTATGCGAAGAAGAGAAACAGTTgcgaaacataaaaatataattgttaaaaattctttgtttcaTTAATTCagtagtttttttaaaaccaagtATGCTATTTGATTCCTTgtatagaaaacaaatttttagaaaaaaaatttcaaaaatcgttaagagcccccgcacactataaactttctatcggccgacagtttagtcggtctcttaatcagaatgaaaatgtatgagagtgcgcacactacaacgattaagtatcggccgatcaaaaagtttgtttgatcgaaaaaaaagtttgttttgctacacaattgccttcaaactaaaatgtttCCTAGCGACCCGATTGTTTAGTCggctgcctgtgcgcacactaggagcccaacccgactaaactatcggccgatagaaagtctgtagtgtgcgggggctctaagaGTCGTTTAAAaacttagaggatataatatatggagtgcttgtgctgttagttccgtgaagcttttatagagggctctagtttctttaagtttttcgatgagtgcatgcctccattttattttcatttgatggctgtcatgAACAaacgtgtttatttacagctgcggaaccggactcgcactgaaaaacgaaggcagcgacccctatccatgcatatggcgttacaatgtattaagtataggaacaagcactccatatattatatcctctaagtttaaaaagaaaatatttaaaaataaaaagttggcacgctatttttaagaaaataatattcaacacataaaaactaaattccgataaaatttatcaacccgtttaaaaaaaaaaaaattgaaatagttttttttaatccaaaaataggtttttttaaatctggggtcgaatcacggcacaAGATTACGACCATACGTTAatgttttgactattgctgtctctatttaataagtagaaaaataaagggacacatagcaaccatacgtaaAATAGGCCTAGAAAAAGCCGAtaaatcaggggtcgaattacggcatacgttcgttaacgtatggttgctatgtgtccctatccttttctactaaataaatagagacacaaatagtaaaaacgttaacgaatgatcgtaatcgtatgctgtaattcgaccccaggacTTACGAAgcaaaaacattgtttaaatatttttcagtttataaatctcgttttgtttatttttttaaaatttagttaaTTAATTCTGAgctaaaaagaaaatacaataccTACAAGGAAAGATAAATTTTTGCATTCCAATGCGCGACCCCTAGCgttaggaaaaaaatttaaaaaaaacagtaaactAGTTTTAGGGCTATCTATGCAACTTTTACTCGtggtaaaattttgaattttcagaaaattaaattttgctcCGGCCTACTGCCCATATATCATTACATAAAAGCATTGCGTTGCCACTTTGTAATTAAAACTAGATTCAAGTATCTATTATTGAGAGGGGTAAGAAAATGCAATAAAGTGGAGTgagaaaattagtaaaaaagataaaaagtacgttttttttaaccagttaaggcttggccacaccggagggtatgcggtagcggtacgggtagaggtaacggtacttgtatgaaaaaaattccaaactgacatatcaacgttcagatgtggaatttttttcatacaaatatcgttaccgctacccgtacctctaatagcggtaacgatatttgtactaaaaaaattccacacctgaacgttgatgtgtcagtttggaatttttttcatacaagtaccctcaccgctacccgtaccgctattgcataccctccagtgtggccaagcctttaagcccggtggtaataaaaaacacacctattgccAAAATCATACCTTAAACTGAtaaatctgttattaaaaactgcttttaactgaagagcaagtaggtacctacatgaaatctattcgctcattttattttattgaaaaatgaacGACGATAGTAGttaacaataggtgtgttttttattacaaccggtcttaaggcttggccacaccggagggtatgcggtagaggtacgggtagcggtaacgatatttgtatgaaaaaaattccacatctgaacgttgatatgtcagtttggaatttttttcatacaagtaccgttacctctacccgtaccgctaccgcataccctccggtgtggccaagcctttaaaggcttggccacaccggagggtatgcggtatagcggtaacgatatttgtactaaaaaaattccacacctaaacgttgatgtgtcagtttggaatttttttcacacaagtaccctcaccgctacccgtaccgctaccgcataccctccagtgtggccaagccttaaaggcttggccacaccggagggtacgcggtagcggtacgggtagcggcaacgatatttgtattaaaaaaattgcacacccgaacgttgatgtgtcagtttggaatttttttcatacaagtacccgtaccgttacccgtacctctaccgcgtaccctccggtgtggccaaaccttaactggacaaaaaaaaacgcagtctgggctaagcaatttacatgttaaaaacaacaacaccttagccccttgggcttagttgtttagcccggagaattctctgggcttaactttttcaacagatttaaatctgtgctaccaaattaacttgttcgtaaattgtttagaatttgtttaaaaacatcaaaattgatgtttggaatgacaattattattttaaatatttatttaatagttagttaaactttttttcttcaaaaacacacaagaaaccccaaaagcgaaaaatatgacaactttatatttttttgtgtcagctgatttcggaacatttagtatgcagtgctgccaatttttctcgctaagccccgaggtgttttttttaaccagttaagaccggttgtaataaaaaacacacctaattttttgcatcagaactttataggcttggccacactggagggtatgcggtagcggtacgggtagcggtgagggtacttgtatgaaaaaaattccaaactgacacatcaacgttcaggtgtggaatttttttagtacaaatatcgttaccgctacctgtaccgctaccgcgtaccctccggtgtggccaagccttattagtgcacattcagcgataaaatatcaaacACACCTTGGACGATGTTCACAttcatggtataaaaaaagaaggtatgatcattagaaaaaactcagtatcgagaactgtcaaatgaaagaaaaaaagatggctacttagtgttttgacagcccagcccattgaaattgttgttgtaaacaaatttgtcttggaaattgttgttgcttttgactttgccaaatgccagacgtcaaaaccttattaccccattttgtaagatggcggctctaatgatcataccttgtctttttataccatggttcACATTGGCCTCAGTCaacccatggtataaaaagacaaggtatgatcattagagccgccatcttaaaaaatggggtaataaggttttgacgtttaaatttggcaaagtcaaaagcaacaacaatttccaagacaaatttatttacaacaacaatttcaatggacaGCTGCCAAAATattaagtagccatttttaaattttgacagttctcgatacagagttttttctaatgataataccttctctttttataccatgagtcAACCGACTTATTTTGACGtctttgtgttttttctcaCTTGCACTTTATGGTGAGAAAGAGAGGGCGAAGTGAGGCAGAAATTTTAAACAGATTTGAAATTTTGGgactctttttgacatttgctaTTTTGACATTTGAAGTTTCTCCAATCTTGCCTTAAGGTTGgagccataaacaaaaaataccaagactggaaactgagtGGTCgaatgacgtttgcctacaagctgcgaggtgcgGTGAATGTattgaatctataaatgtgtgcgtgttaacgtcatttactaatgtggtggctttcacatatattcacagacaacactgttcacaaaagggttttggggggaaagacgtacgaaagtttccagtcttggtattttttgtttatggttggAGCgagaaaacaaataattttttttttacattttccttcaagcctggtacgctactcgcgctaaattttagctcccatacaaattatcgaaaatttttagccgagataaaatggatcccatacaagttatcgataacttgtatgggaattttatctcagctaaaatttagcgcgagcagcgtaccaggctttaggggggttcacattgaccaacttaccggacagaccgattgtcatttggcctgatggcggaattatatttttcgtctTGGAATTTGAAGTGGGCTGTCAaaaatccgttgcgtccgttccgtcaatccatccgttgaagttgaaggatgggacagaaagtaCAGGAATGGGTGTATATCACTTTTATAGTGTAGGATAGCGtggaaaaaaaactgtcaaaaataaatccaacgcTGTCATTCGAGCCATTTTCTGGCGTGTGATAGAATTAAAACCAAAgtgtaattcaaattcaaaaaccctttaaaatcattctc
This DNA window, taken from Episyrphus balteatus chromosome 2, idEpiBalt1.1, whole genome shotgun sequence, encodes the following:
- the LOC129910582 gene encoding regulatory protein zeste-like isoform X2, which encodes MPIYWLSIKFKIVNKKRLRKLYTSKLTKDMKSKRPAASSTIPNAPKPCDATVSSSIKCEPELILRTEVSPDTTEIANEYEEIYLERISSDPHSVERLENSAEESPNHQKHPNFTQLENVPLQEHEHATTPSQHQINFDNISAEKLTLNDLLQFKDAQPHEEIIIQIKHPDGRSITIPSSNCINIPHQQITYNQVEGVGESNGSPQIQMYPKIIHANFQQQFNTFATQDLSPTNSTSNSENTTIDIADSFENKINVFKMKEAELRQKEIKLQSEEKRIELYQMEEKLRHKKEMHQLQVEEIKIKLRILCEEEKQLRNIKI
- the LOC129910582 gene encoding regulatory protein zeste-like isoform X1, with product MPTEKIINKTSPSKGALSISAAPASAQTNKKSNLIAKCSTSKSTLPSTLTHPRFTIEEKKILYSLFRQHEHVINIKNRKGKHSVAMWDAWQSIVHDFNQNPKIAIRRNMKQIQKFWFNARLRKLYTSKLTKDMKSKRPAASSTIPNAPKPCDATVSSSIKCEPELILRTEVSPDTTEIANEYEEIYLERISSDPHSVERLENSAEESPNHQKHPNFTQLENVPLQEHEHATTPSQHQINFDNISAEKLTLNDLLQFKDAQPHEEIIIQIKHPDGRSITIPSSNCINIPHQQITYNQVEGVGESNGSPQIQMYPKIIHANFQQQFNTFATQDLSPTNSTSNSENTTIDIADSFENKINVFKMKEAELRQKEIKLQSEEKRIELYQMEEKLRHKKEMHQLQVEEIKIKLRILCEEEKQLRNIKI